The Labrus bergylta chromosome 15, fLabBer1.1, whole genome shotgun sequence genome includes a region encoding these proteins:
- the vrtn gene encoding vertnin, whose protein sequence is MIQRKEVVLSVLSELQEATENSGLDALTTVALEVDQILAPFQLPFNPCQDFPDWAGVDDKAHGLYPADAPIGLLPLNCKGEGNLLFDAVSMLLIGNTALSLELQVRTVVEMVLWKRYYLSGMIDSKMMLQAVRFSLCAEESEDMLNLPVSVLEAIFDADVKASCFPGSYANMWHVYALSSVLQFNIYSIYPMFNLKIRPYFNRVIRPRTLPKDSEPLTLHVMWSGELQSESLFRPNHFVALFQRSDLTFGSPISEERESPMKSQELLNKDPHLSYPNLKDKYNITKRTFYRWKRQTQEHCKKSAARYEAKYFLQACYLEGKLIPLHQFKEFFPEISRSSYYNWKHELMKSGGTFSTSSSTGEISPGESTEQDAWSSPEAKQDEPDHHDSVASMFGLNIGKPDLERAQNVAQMQDAKRCLQNCIAMNGSLPFRVFKRNYPGISRSTYYNWRREALLYSRGYKGSVSSSEDSSDVDKSQSPKSILPVLHNINHPVPRTRICRRTHKSFRQAYLSKKQLRDAAKLQVQNSKWSLTKFKLKFPTMSPCFYWLWRNGQKRKKKMVTPSPEIQLSGSQVDSPVSENKIMESKIDFQPGHPFQPGHPFVESPKYLESPSMPSFDALHSKHNLHSKAIIDEQMFAMDVVALANFKAKAKLFLQQRFEEKSFPTFKEFRSYFPFTPRSTYYMWKRALYHGVSLVHG, encoded by the exons ATGATTCAGAGGAAGGAGGTCGTGCTGTCTGTTCTCAGCGAGCTCCAGGAGGCCACAGAGAACTCTGGCCTGGATGCTCTGACCACAGTGGCTCTTGAGGTGGACCAGATCCTCGCACCCTTCCAGCTTCCCTTCAACCCCTGTCAGGACTTCCCTGACTGGGCCGGTGTGGATGACAAGGCTCATGGCCTGTACCCAGCTGATGCACCCATTGGACTGCTGCCTCTGAACTGCAAGGGAGAGGGCAACCTGCTGTTTGATGCTGTTAGCATGCTGCTAATAGGCAATACTGCACTTAGCCTAGAGTTACAG gttCGGACAGTGGTGGAAATGGTGCTGTGGAAGAGGTACTACCTGTCTGGAATGATTGATTCGAAAATGATGCTTCAGGCAGTTCGCTTCAGTCTCTGTGCTGAAGAATCAGAGGATATGCTCAACCTTCCTGTTTCAGTCCTGGAGGCCATTTTTGATGCTGATGTGAAAGCATCCTGCTTCCCTGGCTCCTATGCCAACATGTGGCATGTGTATGCCTTGTCATCAGTCCTACAGTTCAACATCTACTCCATCTACCCTATGTTCAACCTCAAGATACGACCCTACTTCAACCGTGTCATACGTCCAAGGACCTTGCCAAAAGACTCTGAGCCACTTACCCTCCATGTCATGTGGTCTGGTGAACTGCAATCAGAGTCTTTGTTCAGGCCCAATCATTTTGTCGCCCTTTTCCAGAGGAGTGACCTTACATTTGGAAGCCCTATAAGTGAAGAGAGGGAATCACCAATGAAGAGCCAAGAGCTATTGAACAAGGACCCACATCTTTCTTACCCAAATCTGAAAGACAAGTACAACATCACCAAGAGGACCTTCTACCGCTGGAAGAGGCAAACGCAGGAGCATTGCAAGAAGTCAGCAGCTAGATACGAGGCAAAGTACTTCCTTCAAGCATGCTACTTGGAGGGTAAGCTCATTCCTCTGCACCAGTTCAAAGAGTTCTTTCCTGAGATCTCAAGATCTTCTTACTACAACTGGAAGCACGAGCTTATGAAATCTGGAGGAACCTTCTCCACCTCATCGTCCACTGGAGAGATCAGTCCTGGAGAGAGCACCGAACAAGACGCTTGGTCTTCCCCTGAAGCGAAGCAGGATGAGCCAGACCACCATGACAGTGTGGCCAGTATGTTTGGCCTTAACATTGGCAAACCGGATCTGGAGCGGGCCCAGAACGTAGCCCAAATGCAGGATGCTAAGCGCTGTCTGCAGAACTGCATTGCCATGAACGGCTCCCTCCCTTTCAGGGTTTTCAAGAGAAATTACCCAGGGATCTCCAGATCAACCTACTACAACTGGAGGCGAGAAGCCCTGCTGTACAGCAGAGGGTACAAaggcagtgtgagcagcagtgAGGACAGCTCAGATGTTGACAAGAGCCAAAGTCCAAAAAGTATTTTGCCAGTTTTACACAACATCAACCATCCAGTACCAAGAACGAGAATCTGCAGGCGTACACACAAAAGCTTTCGGCAGGCATACTTGAGCAAAAAACAGCTCCGGGATGCTGCCAAGCTGCAGGTCCAGAATTCCAAATGGTCCCTGACAAAGTTCAAGCTAAAGTTCCCTACCATGTCACCTTGTTTTTACTGGCTGTGGCGTAACGGTCAGAAACGCAAGAAGAAGATGGTAACACCAAGTCCAGAGATCCAACTTTCAGGAAGTCAGGTGGACTCGCCTGTCTCTGAAAACAAGATCATGGAGAGCAAAATAGATTTTCAACCTGGGCACCCATTTCAACCTGGGCACCCATTTGTTGAGAGTCCCAAGTATCTAGAAAGTCCTTCCATGCCTTCCTTTGATGCCCTTCATTCGAAGCACAACCTTCATAGCAAGGCGATCATAGATGAGCAGATGTTCGCTATGGATGTAGTCGCTCTGGCCAACTTCAAGGCCAAGGCCAAGCTGTTCCTTCAGCAACGCTTTGAGGAGAAATCTTTCCCAACATTCAAGGAATTCAGGTCTTACTTCCCCTTTACCCCACGCTCGACATACTACATGTGGAAGAGAGCTTTGTATCACGGGGTGTCCCTAGTTCACGGCTAG